In one Neobacillus sp. CF12 genomic region, the following are encoded:
- a CDS encoding 4Fe-4S dicluster domain-containing protein: MKKRLYLELENCIGCRSCLAACTQCGGHEERNRNYVYDVNPLVNRQTMPLMCLHCVNPACARSCPAQAIQIHETGAVLSALVEKCIGCQNCTIACPYGIPKFDTEQNLMYKCDLCIDRTKDGIPPMCASVCPSNTLQWLTDEEIEAKQKHFNLDNGKWVTSMPYLEGETNVRVNLPGILQGVTKLF; this comes from the coding sequence ATGAAAAAGAGGTTATATCTTGAACTAGAAAACTGTATAGGCTGCCGCTCGTGTTTGGCTGCTTGCACACAGTGCGGTGGTCATGAGGAGCGTAACCGTAACTATGTATACGACGTTAACCCGCTTGTTAACCGACAAACGATGCCTCTAATGTGCCTTCACTGCGTGAATCCCGCATGTGCGAGAAGCTGTCCGGCGCAAGCAATCCAAATCCATGAAACAGGAGCAGTTCTTTCGGCTCTTGTTGAAAAGTGCATTGGCTGTCAAAACTGTACAATTGCCTGCCCTTATGGAATTCCTAAGTTCGATACAGAGCAAAATCTAATGTATAAGTGCGACCTTTGTATTGACCGTACTAAAGACGGAATCCCTCCAATGTGTGCAAGTGTATGTCCGTCAAATACATTGCAATGGCTAACAGATGAAGAAATTGAAGCAAAGCAAAAGCATTTTAATTTAGATAATGGTAAATGGGTAACAAGCATGCCTTACTTAGAAGGCGAAACGAATGTTAGAGTGAACCTCCCTGGAATTCTGCAGGGTGTCACGAAATTGTTTTAG
- a CDS encoding Rieske (2Fe-2S) protein: MSEKNNKIPFNEDNYTHNINRNNERKLDRRGFMKTLVGAAGVFAVSSLPWGVLAAKELNELGDKKYPKQKITDVKSIPVGDAVDFHFPGEHDSAILIRLDEEKYVAYQNACTHLRCPVFWKKEEKEMLCPCHHGKFDVETGAPTAGPPRRPLPEIYVKVENGSVYAVGVKRYEA; this comes from the coding sequence ATGTCAGAAAAAAATAATAAAATCCCGTTCAATGAAGATAACTATACACATAATATAAATCGCAATAATGAAAGAAAATTGGACAGACGCGGGTTTATGAAAACCTTAGTCGGTGCAGCGGGCGTATTTGCTGTTTCCTCTCTTCCATGGGGAGTATTGGCAGCGAAAGAACTTAACGAATTAGGGGATAAAAAATACCCTAAGCAAAAGATTACCGATGTAAAGTCTATACCAGTAGGTGATGCGGTAGATTTTCATTTCCCTGGTGAGCATGACAGTGCGATCCTCATTAGGCTTGATGAAGAGAAATATGTGGCTTATCAAAATGCCTGTACCCATCTTCGCTGCCCAGTATTTTGGAAAAAAGAAGAGAAAGAAATGCTTTGCCCATGTCATCACGGAAAATTTGATGTCGAGACGGGTGCACCTACGGCAGGTCCGCCAAGACGCCCACTCCCTGAGATTTATGTGAAGGTTGAAAATGGTTCTGTTTATGCAGTTGGGGTGAAGCGTTATGAAGCGTAG